From Amyelois transitella isolate CPQ chromosome 4, ilAmyTran1.1, whole genome shotgun sequence, one genomic window encodes:
- the LOC106129461 gene encoding mediator of RNA polymerase II transcription subunit 22 codes for MHRNLPQNKEALLKSYTTRLKEDVKSMLENFEEIIRLAKGERGENESQLNRMTQIEQDTFEMQVRAANIVRAGESLMKLVSDIKQYLILNDFPSVNEAITQNSKLFRTKQQECDQKLMSLRDEIAADLYDLEDEYFTSIYK; via the exons atGCACAGAAATCTTCCCCAAAATAAAGAAGCTTTGCTGAAATCGTATACAACAAGACTTAAAGAAGACGTCAAAAGTATGCTAGAAAATTTTGAAG aaataataagGTTGGCTAAAGGAGAAAGAGGGGAGAATGAATCCCAACTGAATAGAATGACACAAATAGAGCAAGATACATTTGAAATGCAAGTCCGAGCTGCTaatatag tGCGAGCTGGGGAATCATTAATGAAACTAGTATCTGATATCAAAcagtatttaatattgaatgaTTTTCCATCAGTTAATGAAGCAATTACTCAAAACTCCAAACTCTTCCGCACCAAACAACAGGAGTGTGACCAAAAACTGATGTCTTTACGTGATGAAATTGCAGCAGACCTCTATGACTTGGAAGATGAATACTTTactagtatttataaataa
- the LOC106129460 gene encoding NADH dehydrogenase [ubiquinone] 1 beta subcomplex subunit 8, mitochondrial — translation MNSIIKKTILSNPYTVRKTVGIFCNAVRNHWNYQYKPGPYPKTMEERAAAAKKYGMTLEEYHPYPEDMGYGDYPKLPDIGADSKDPFYPYDCPELKRNFNEPMHIQSEIIGEDRYDISMKPRFSVLRQCMWFFGVLGASFTLYLYLEDYKIGRPVTVKQYPHEGPHYLFAPK, via the exons atgaattctataattaaaaagacaattttgtCAAATCCATATACCGTTCGTAAGACGGTTGGAATATTTTGCAATGCTGTGCGAAACC ATTGGAATTATCAGTACAAACCGGGTCCCTATCCCAAGACAATGGAAGAGCGGGCTGCTGCCGCTAAAAAGTATGGCATGACTTTGGAGGAATATCATCCGTATCCCGAGGATATGGGTTATGGAGATTACCCTAAATTACCCGATATTGGAGCAGATTCAAAAGATCCATTCTATCCCTACGACTGTCCGGAATTGAAAAGAAACTTCAATGAACCG ATGCATATTCAATCAGAGATAATTGGAGAAGATCGTTACGACATCAGTATGAAACCTAGGTTCTCAGTTTTGAGACAGTGCATGTGGTTTTTTGGAGTTCTTGGagcttcattcacattatatttatatctggAAGATTATAAAATTGGTAGACCTGTAACTGTCAAACAGTATCCCCATGAAGGACCCCATTACCTATTTGCGCCTAAATAG
- the LOC106129417 gene encoding protein-associating with the carboxyl-terminal domain of ezrin translates to MMGNESSQLRGLEIEENAVELTDFWSQYQATIKDSCRYFSLKGDGSVSVFKGQAALGPLWAVSTPLEKFSNNLLKYRHPCIVHYISAWQQRSIFHLATEFVQPLSQVLTAQTPLQKCIGLNNILRALVFLHEQAGMSHNNVSMSAIYVTGDGQWKLGGLQYLCPFTDLTSAYLKHARIHRYDKAIDPNEDSFETNTTIDQYGFAILVEDVYKNNKEDEVPHLREFKKYCQELLQHRDPTHRPSLSIVLQHNFFNHEFITIYKFLNFLPLKNEEEKCQFFSNILENLKCYDEETVAKQLSGLLLSRLTMLDQTARKDVIPYILKPKNERSQNCDQPGLFNLGVFKEHVKPRLIQLFGVRDSQIRLLLLSHFSKFVHVFSHEELSQHILPELLLGIKDIDDNLVSATLICLSELVPILGASTVIGGQRSKFFTDGRPKSKATGDKLYEKDIFSTKKPLRDLPCSETAFNNGNEMQESGYIETSLTLIERPSPVGGESIDDEITIMESAMNKGNSEEDWSDWDNTNHKLTLAESEDINVKVNLVDNQLHHNEVIPITLSNVSSLRTTHLQKAALEAKKNIVDISELDIKNQKVDSRKKSNEDFDFFADMKPVIEKPNIVNVSQNNLIQDFSSKLNFVPDNHEDENEGWGDSWED, encoded by the exons ATGATGGGCAACGAGAGTTCTCAATTGCGTGGCTTAGAAATCGAGGAAAACGCAGTGGAATTGACAGATTTTTGGTCACAGTATCAGGCCACAATAAAAGATAGTTGCCGATATTTTAGTTTAAAGGGTGATGGCTCAGTATCAGTATTCAAAGGACAAGCAGCTTTGGGCCCTCTGTGGGCTGTGTCTACTCCTCTAGAGAAGTTTTCAAAT AATTTGCTTAAATATCGCCACCCATGTATTGTTCACTATATATCAGCATGGCAGCAAAGATCAATTTTTCACCTAGCTACAGAGTTTGTGCAGCCTCTAAGCCAAGTCTTGACAGCTCAGACACCATTACAGAAATGTATAGGGCTTAACAATATTTTGAGGGCATTGGTATTCTTACATGAACAG gCGGGTATGTCACATAACAATGTAAGCATGTCAGCAATATATGTAACAGGGGATGGACAGTGGAAACTTGGTGGCCTACAATATCTTTGCCCTTTCACTGATTTGACATCTGCATATTTGAAACATGCTAGAATTCACAG atatGATAAAGCAATAGATCCTAATGAAGATTCTTTTGAGACAAATACCACAATTGATCAGTATGGGTTTGCTATTCTGGTAGAAGATGtctataagaataataaagagg atgAAGTACCACATTTAagggaatttaaaaaatattgtcaggAGCTTCTTCAACACCGTGATCCCACGCATAGACCAAGCTTGTCAATTGTACTTCAACACAATTTCTTCAACCATGAATTTATAACCATCTataagtttttaaactttttgccACTGAaaaatgaagaagaaaaatgtcAGTTCTTCAGTAACATTTTGGAGAATCTTAAATGTTATGATGAGGAGACTGTTGCCAAACAACTTAGTGGTCTTTTGCTGTCTAGACTGACGATGTTGGATCAAACAGCGCGAAAAGACGTTATTCCTTATATTCTCAAACCTAAAAATG agCGGTCTCAAAATTGCGATCAACCTGGATTATTCAACCTTGGTGTATTCAAGGAACATGTAAAGCCCAGATTAATACAACTATTTGGTGTGAGGGACAGTCAAATtagattattattactatcccatttttcaaaatttgttcATGTCTTCTCACACGAAGAGTTGTCTCAGCATATTCTTCCAGAG cTCCTACTGGGTATCAAAGATATTGATGACAATTTAGTATCAGCAACACTTATCTGTTTAAGTGAATTAGTGCCAATATTAGGAGCTAGCACGGTAATTGGTGGCCAGCGATCAAAATTCTTTACAGATGGGAGACCTAAGTCAAAAGCCACAGGTGATAAATTGTATGAAAAAGACATATTCTCAACGAAGAAACCCTTACGAGATTTACCATGTTCTGAAACTGCATTTAACAATGGAAATGAAATGCAAGAATCGGGGTACATAGAAACGTCATTAACATTGATAGAAAGGCCATCACCTGTTGGGGGAGAATCTATTGATGACGAGATAACAATTATGGAATCTGCTATGAATAAAGGTAACAGTGAAGAAGACTGGAGTGACTGGGATAATACAAACCACAAGCTTACATTAGCAGAGTCTGAAGATATCaatgtaaaagtcaatttagTTGATAACCAACTTCATCACAATGAAGTTATACCAATAACGTTATCAAATGTTAGTAGTTTAAGAACAACTCATTTGCAAAAGGCAGCTTTGGAAGCAAAGAAAAACATTGTAGATATATCTGAATTGGATATTAAAAACCAGAAGGTGGACAGTCGTAAGAAGAGTAATGAAGACTTTGATTTCTTTGCAGACATGAAACCTGTTATAGAAAAacctaatattgtaaatgtttcCCAAAATAACCTTATTCAAGATTTTAGTAGTAAGTTAAATTTTGTCCCAGATAATCACGAGGACGAAAATGAAGGATGGGGGGACTCATGGGAAgactaa
- the LOC106129418 gene encoding 1-acyl-sn-glycerol-3-phosphate acyltransferase alpha, with translation MASSYSYPELFLAGFIFTLPFLYEKSNLFRYYLKFFLYYAYVLITCTVLLPVVLLYPRDVTNLIVASRFCRYASYIVGIEWELRGLEHWDNEQCYIVISNHQSSLDILGMFEMWPRMKRCTVVAKRPLMFTGAFGFGAWLSGLVFIDRLKTDKARQLMRDATERVKREKTKLWVFPEGARFNKGTIQPFKKGAFYLAIDAQIPIMPVVFSQYYFLDGETKTFEPGKVVITTLPPIPTKGMTHDDLDALSERARQQMIDVFNESSKDLVIQNKVVV, from the exons ATGGCCTCCTCGTATTCATATCCCGAGTTATTTTTGGCGGGTTTTATATTTACCTTgccatttttatatgaaaagagTAATCTTTTCCGGTATTATTTGAAGTTTTTTCTTTACTATGCCTATGTATTAATTACTTGTACTGTATTATTACCAGTTGTATTGTTATATCCAAGGGATGttacaaatttaat CGTTGCTTCCAGATTTTGTCGTTATGCTTCGTACATAGTGGGAATAGAATGGGAATTAAGAGGTTTAGAACACTGGGATAATGAGCAGTGCTACATTGTGATATCAAATCACCAAAGCTCATTAGATAtattag gtatgtttgagATGTGGCCCCGCATGAAGCGATGCACTGTGGTAGCAAAGCGACCACTAATGTTCACTGGAGCTTTTGGTTTTGGAGCATGGCTCTCTGGCCTTGTTTTCATTGACCGCTTAAAAACTGATAAGGCTAGACAGTTGATGAGAGATGCCACAGAGAGAGTAAAGCGAGAGAAG acaaAGTTATGGGTTTTTCCTGAAGGAGCAAGATTCAACAAAGGCACTATACAACCATTCAAGAAAGGAGCTTTTTACTTGGCTATAGATGCGCAGATTCCAATAATGCCTGTTGTGTTTAGCCAGTATTACTTTCTTGATGGTGAAACTAAAACATTTGAACCAG GAAAAGTGGTGATAACAACTTTGCCTCCTATACCTACTAAAGGAATGACACATGATGACTTGGATGCCCTCTCTGAGCGGGCCCGGCAGCAAATGATTGATGTTTTCAATGAAAGCTCCAAAGATTTAGTTATACAAAACAAGGTTGTTGTGTAA
- the LOC106129375 gene encoding large ribosomal subunit protein uL18, translated as MGFVKVVKNKQYFKRYQVKFKRRREGKTDYYARKRLIVQDKNKYNTPKYRLIVRLSNKDVTCQVAYSRIEGDHIVCAAYSHELPKYGIKVGLTNYAAAYCTGLLLARRLLQRLGLDSLYIGQTDVTGDEYNVEPVDNGPGAFRCYLDVGLARTTTGARVFGAMKGAVDGGLNVPHSIKRFPGYDAEAKKFNAEVHRSHIFGLHIAEYMRNLEQEDDDSFKRQFGKYIKFGVAADAIEGLYKKAHEAIRADPSHKKRDEKKDPAKQKRWNKRKLTLAERKNRIKQKKESFIKRLQAQAEA; from the exons atg GGATTCGTAAAAGtcgtgaaaaataaacaatacttCAAGAGATACCAAGTTAAATTCAAGAGGCGTCGTGAAGGCAAAACCGACTACTATGCCCGTAAACGTCTTATCGTTCAG GACAAAAACAAGTACAACACGCCCAAGTACCGCCTGATTGTCCGTCTCTCCAATAAGGATGTGACCTGCCAGGTTGCCTACTCTCGCATAGAGGGAGACCACATTGTGTGCGCTGCTTACTCTCATGAGTTGCCCAAATATGGCATcaag GTTGGACTGACAAACTATGCCGCTGCTTACTGTACTGGCTTGTTGTTGGCACGCCGTCTTCTTCAGAGGCTGGGCCTTGACTCCTTGTACATTGGCCAGACTGACGTCACTGGTGATGAATACAATGTAGAACCAGTAGACAATGGCCCAGGTGCATTCAG ATGTTACTTGGATGTTGGTTTAGCACGTACCACAACTGGCGCAAGAGTGTTCGGTGCCATGAAAGGTGCTGTTGACGGTGGTCTCAATGTTCCCCACTCAATCAAAAGGTTCCCAGGTTATGATGCTGAAGCAAAGAAATTCAATGCTGAAGTACACAG GTCACATATCTTTGGTCTACACATAGCAGAATATATGAGGAACTTGGAACAAGAGGATGATGATTCTTTCAAGCGGCAATTTGGCAAATATATCAAGTTTGGTGTAGCAGCTGATGca ATTGAAGGTCTCTACAAGAAAGCCCATGAAGCCATCCGCGCAGATCCATCTCACAAGAAGAGGGATGAGAAGAAGGACCCTGCTAAACAAAAACGCTGGAATAAGCGCAAGCTTACACTGGCTGAGAGAAAGAACAGGATCAAGCAGAAGAAGGAGTCCTTCATCAAGAGGTTGCAGGCGCAAGCCGAAGCTTAG
- the LOC132904347 gene encoding uncharacterized protein LOC132904347 isoform X2: MEPQTPSTSRSMFVGLEVTRTPQGSLIRGRDVVLETSGSGRIRPWRPQNLSVEGEAIEIVDELVHGGEKVAAVPEERTKGQPRNLFGREPVSFIFITLFESINYLH; the protein is encoded by the exons ATGGAACCCCAAACCCCAAGTACTTCCAGAAGCATGTTTGTCGGCTTGGAGGTGACTAGAACTCCTCAGGGATCCCTTATTCGGGGCAGAGATGTAGTCTTGGAGACATCTGGATCAGGGAGGATTAGA ccTTGGCGGCCCCAAAATTTATCTGTGGAAGGCGAAGCCATAGAGATCGTGGATGAGTTGGTCCATGGCGGCGAAAAAGTAGCTGCT gtacCAGAGGAACGTACGAAAGGTCAGCCGCGTAATCTTTTTGGCCGAGAACCTGtaagtttcattttcataacactCTTTGAAAGTATAAATTACTTGCATTGA
- the LOC132904347 gene encoding piggyBac transposable element-derived protein 4-like isoform X1: MLESDDDFIEDEVSEEPLTWSSDFNEFRGVREDFNEEAGPKIEGTSPLGLFTQIWDQPLMDSIVHETNHYAWETITGFFETGDSMPSKSRMNDWVETSVSELYRLIGVMIFMSICVRSRLEEYWMTGVMGMPEFRKLMSRDHYVMLLKFLHFTDNNNIHVQGRDKKIAKIKPIIDYLNKKFQSIYVPHREVSIDESLLLWKGHLSWKQCIRSKAARFGIKSYELCEAVTGYVVNLILYAGKGTTTAETVYGFTTSTAKIVLELFKNYLGKGYTLFMDNFYNSVPLTQFLKKHKTDVVGTLNRRRKDTPVEIQNLQDKRMARGSVVSRHCGDVSVIAWKDVKLVTTVSTYHKTDMAPGHRAGQPCSKPVVVHEYNKYMGGVDLKDQKLSMYLLERKRGIKWYIKVFRRLLNISILNAYIIYCANIGQHKKMTHRQFRFKLAEELCLEFGQNVSSRSRQVPIPTCSRLNRDFNHFPVHNEVTEERTKKQDKFKRGRCVRCRQKCNIACSHCTVYICVGQCWLEYHTLENL, from the coding sequence ATGTTGGAATCAGATGACGATTTTATTGAAGATGAAGTTAGTGAGGAGCCATTGACTTGGTCATCTGATTTTAACGAATTTAGAGGGGTCAGGGAGGACTTCAACGAAGAAGctggtcctaaaattgaggGAACAAGTCCTTTAGGCTTGTTTACTCAAATTTGGGACCAGCCTCTGATGGATTCTATTGTCCACGAAACGAATCATTACGCTTGGGAAACAATAACCGGTTTCTTTGAAACCGGAGACTCCATGCCAAGTAAATCTCGCATGAACGACTGGGTGGAAACTTCGGTTTCCGAACTATATAGGCTTATAGGTGTGATGATATTTATGTCAATATGTGTAAGAAGTAGGTTAGAGGAATATTGGATGACGGGTGTGATGGGTATGCCGGAGTTTCGAAAACTGATGTCAAGGGATCATTACGTAATgctcttaaaatttttgcacTTTACTGATAACAACAACATACATGTACAGGGGCGTGATAAGaaaatagctaaaataaaacctattatagattatttaaataaaaaattccagTCCATTTACGTGCCTCACAGAGAAGTATCGATAGACGAATCGTTGCTGCTTTGGAAGGGTCATTTAAGCTGGAAACAATGCATTCGTTCCAAAGCAGCTCGATTCGGTATCAAAAGTTATGAACTCTGTGAGGCCGTAACTGGATAcgtagtaaatttaattttgtatgccgGCAAAGGCACGACAACTGCAGAAACGGTTTACGGGTTTACTACATCCACTGCCAAAATAGTCCTTGAGCTTTTCAAGAACTATTtaggcaagggatataccctgttcatggacaatttttataattctgttCCTCTGAcccaatttctaaaaaaacataaaactgaCGTAGTCGGTACTCTGAACCGTCGCCGAAAAGACACGCCCGTAGAAATCCAAAATTTGCAGGATAAAAGGATGGCTAGGGGTAGTGTGGTAAGTAGACACTGTGGTGATGTATCCGTCATAGCATGGAAAGATGTGAAGCTTGTCACCACTGTATCTACTTACCACAAaacagatatggctccagggCACAGGGCTGGCCAACCCTGCTCCAAACCAGTCGTGGTccatgaatataataaatacatgggAGGCGTCGATCTCAAAGATCAAAAGCTAAGcatgtatttattagaaagaaagagggGAATCAAAtggtatattaaagtttttagacgtcttttaaatatatctattttaaatgcatatattatatattgtgcTAACATTGGCCAGCATAAAAAAATGACTCACCGCCAATTTCGTTTCAAGCTTGCTGAAGAGCTCTGCTTAGAATTCGGACAAAACGTCTCCTCACGTTCGCGCCAGGTCCCCATCCCCACCTGTAGCAGGCTGAACAGGGATTTTAATCATTTCCCTGTTCATAATGAGGTGACCGAGGAGCGAACCaaaaaacaagataaatttaagagGGGACGTTGTGTTAGATGCAGGCAAAAATGTAACATCGCGTGCAGTCATTGCACGGTGTATATTTGTGTTGGCCAATGTTGGCTTGAGTATCATACTTTAGAAAATCTATAG